Proteins from one Oscillospiraceae bacterium genomic window:
- a CDS encoding helix-turn-helix transcriptional regulator: protein MNITICENLKQLRRKKNDTQDDLAEFLNVSSAAVSKWERGECYPDIELIPRIASYYDVTLDDLFGMNEMKKNERVNEYIAKNEDIWVKEKDKSEQARKKLHCGVRHRRSFRTIIPFYVI from the coding sequence GTGAATATAACTATATGTGAAAACTTGAAACAATTGCGCAGGAAGAAAAATGACACACAAGATGATTTGGCGGAATTTTTAAACGTTAGCAGCGCGGCGGTCAGTAAATGGGAGCGTGGTGAATGTTATCCCGATATTGAGCTTATACCTAGAATCGCATCATATTACGACGTAACACTTGACGACTTGTTCGGCATGAACGAAATGAAGAAAAACGAGCGTGTTAACGAATATATTGCAAAAAACGAAGACATTTGGGTAAAAGAAAAGGACAAAAGCGAACAGGCAAGAAAAAAATTACATTGTGGCGTGAGGCACAGAAGGAGTTTCCGAACAATCATACCGTTTTATGTTATTTGA